From Candidatus Neomarinimicrobiota bacterium, the proteins below share one genomic window:
- a CDS encoding SDR family oxidoreductase has translation MKREKTVLITGASYGIGKALAGEFIRDGYHLVLTARSEDKLTEVRSELLEKYPQRSIHLFPMDLSLPNAPAMLAKQLENQHLNVDVLVNNAGYGLLEKFHTSDINRILNMISLNVNNLVHLTALLTPAMTAQKSGGILNVASIAAYVPGPNMAVYYATKAFVLSFSEALHEELKSYGITVTCLAPGPTKTRFGEVSGMEASLIFQMGAQNANEVAQKAYQGFKKGKAVVVPGFKNKLTILFSRIFPRTWVRKVVHKIQKIG, from the coding sequence ATGAAAAGGGAAAAAACTGTTTTGATCACGGGAGCTTCCTATGGGATAGGTAAAGCCCTGGCCGGAGAATTCATCCGTGACGGATATCATTTGGTTTTAACAGCACGTTCTGAGGATAAACTGACAGAGGTCCGGTCTGAACTTCTTGAAAAATATCCCCAACGATCCATCCACCTGTTTCCCATGGATTTATCCCTTCCAAATGCCCCGGCCATGCTGGCAAAACAACTGGAGAATCAGCATCTAAATGTTGATGTCCTTGTCAATAATGCGGGGTACGGTCTTCTTGAAAAGTTCCATACCTCCGATATAAACCGCATTTTGAATATGATCAGCCTGAATGTGAATAACCTTGTACATCTTACAGCCTTGCTCACACCGGCCATGACGGCTCAAAAATCCGGTGGGATTTTGAATGTCGCCTCCATCGCCGCGTATGTACCGGGGCCCAACATGGCCGTTTATTATGCAACCAAAGCCTTTGTTCTCTCTTTTTCTGAGGCATTGCATGAAGAATTGAAATCTTATGGAATCACTGTGACCTGTCTGGCCCCCGGCCCTACCAAAACCAGGTTTGGGGAGGTATCCGGCATGGAAGCCTCTCTGATTTTCCAGATGGGTGCCCAAAATGCCAATGAAGTTGCCCAAAAAGCATATCAGGGTTTTAAGAAGGGTAAAGCTGTTGTGGTACCGGGGTTTAAAAATAAACTGACGATATTATTTTCACGTATTTTTCCCCGTACCTGGGTACGCAAAGTGGTTCATAAAATTCAGAAGATCGGATAG
- a CDS encoding aspartate kinase: MKKIVVKFGGSNLRTDEDPGRILKIVESYQQPVVIVISAFYGMTNYLQELIWKVRYDQDSVKAGVEFIRRLKQDTLLKNIHHAPSRERILQKINALVLELERFLLGIHYIGDIPRQTEELILSYGERFSSLMLTEILNEKGFKAVEKRPEELGLITVGNSGNAGVDYAASNISEKITFDTITVIPGFYGISPEGKVTLLGRGGSDYSAAAIARCIQADSLDIWKDVNGFMSGDPKIVRSPRNLERLTYTEAAELAYFGAKILHPRTVEPLIETGIPIRIFDISTFVQHQEPCTIISNESRIHEDVIKSVTFSDDFGILQLEGPGVGMKAGILAIVTQALDKAGINIKSVITAQTSINILLSLQDLETARKVSSDVLPGVVSHLNILDNLSLIAVVGQGILETPGVAARIFGAVSRKQINIRIISVGASPVAAYFIVDKTVRDEAVQTIHKEFFP; this comes from the coding sequence ATGAAGAAAATTGTGGTAAAGTTCGGCGGTTCCAATTTACGAACAGATGAAGACCCGGGCCGGATTTTAAAGATTGTGGAATCCTATCAACAGCCGGTTGTCATTGTCATCAGTGCCTTTTATGGAATGACCAATTACCTTCAGGAACTGATCTGGAAAGTTCGCTATGATCAGGATTCAGTAAAAGCCGGTGTGGAATTTATCCGTCGCCTGAAACAGGATACACTGCTGAAAAATATCCACCATGCTCCATCCCGGGAGCGCATCTTACAAAAAATTAATGCACTGGTTCTGGAACTGGAGCGATTCCTGCTGGGCATTCACTATATAGGAGACATTCCCCGCCAGACAGAGGAATTGATCCTCAGTTACGGTGAACGATTCAGCTCTCTCATGCTTACGGAAATCCTCAATGAAAAGGGATTTAAGGCTGTAGAAAAAAGGCCTGAAGAATTGGGACTTATCACAGTGGGAAATTCGGGAAATGCCGGTGTGGATTATGCAGCTTCCAATATATCGGAAAAGATTACGTTTGATACAATCACAGTGATCCCCGGTTTTTATGGGATCTCTCCGGAGGGAAAAGTGACCCTGTTGGGACGGGGAGGCAGTGATTATTCCGCAGCTGCCATTGCCCGTTGTATTCAGGCAGATTCCCTGGATATCTGGAAAGATGTCAATGGTTTTATGAGTGGTGATCCCAAGATAGTCCGGTCACCCCGGAACCTGGAACGGCTTACCTATACCGAAGCAGCAGAATTGGCGTACTTTGGTGCAAAAATCCTCCATCCCCGGACGGTGGAACCCCTGATTGAAACCGGTATTCCCATAAGAATCTTTGATATATCCACGTTTGTTCAGCATCAGGAACCCTGCACAATCATCAGCAATGAAAGCCGGATCCATGAGGATGTGATTAAAAGTGTTACCTTTTCTGATGACTTTGGGATTCTTCAGCTCGAAGGTCCCGGGGTAGGCATGAAGGCCGGGATTCTGGCCATCGTAACCCAGGCCCTGGATAAGGCCGGAATCAATATTAAATCCGTGATCACAGCCCAGACCTCCATCAATATCCTTCTTTCTCTCCAGGATCTGGAAACTGCCCGGAAAGTAAGCAGTGATGTTTTACCGGGTGTCGTGAGTCATCTGAATATTCTGGATAATCTGTCGTTAATTGCTGTTGTGGGACAGGGAATCCTTGAAACGCCCGGTGTGGCAGCCCGGATATTCGGGGCTGTGAGCCGGAAGCAAATAAATATCCGCATCATTTCTGTCGGTGCGTCTCCTGTGGCAGCCTACTTTATTGTGGATAAGACGGTCCGGGATGAAGCCGTTCAAACGATCCACAAAGAGTTTTTTCCCTGA
- a CDS encoding SGNH/GDSL hydrolase family protein, whose protein sequence is MKSRGNRKKEPTPVFSPGRILITLLLATILLAGDSSWVWRNAESLTRYGQADDGTITGFARIPDSLGRAIRPELARLGSHSSGLIIAFQTASPEIRIRWSVLHGTQLPHMPLTGVQGLDLYAVDPVREDWNYVGTAKWWEKDTLSHNTTLLENWTGGLRPYALFLPLYDGIDSLFVGVPEEYILEKTSLFDEQSKPVIIYGTSITQGGCASRPGMAYPAILSRRLHHEVLNFGFSGNGRLDPEMADYLATLPASLLVIDALPNVSAEDVEQKLTDFIRRFRSQSNVPLLVIPNISYGHEDDNRKTGDALAIKDKAYVKVREMCKKTGIRDVTFMSSKRIRFDDDEGTVDGVHLTDLGMKRHADNLYTSIRKKIK, encoded by the coding sequence ATGAAGAGTCGGGGAAACAGAAAGAAAGAACCAACCCCGGTCTTCAGCCCGGGAAGAATTCTTATCACCCTCCTCCTGGCAACCATACTTTTAGCCGGTGATTCGTCATGGGTCTGGAGAAATGCCGAATCACTGACCCGTTACGGGCAGGCTGACGATGGAACCATAACCGGGTTTGCCCGAATTCCCGATTCTTTGGGACGGGCTATCCGGCCGGAACTGGCACGCCTTGGAAGTCATTCCAGCGGTTTGATCATCGCTTTTCAAACAGCTTCACCGGAAATTCGTATCCGGTGGTCGGTCCTTCATGGAACACAACTGCCTCACATGCCCCTGACCGGTGTTCAGGGACTGGATTTGTATGCCGTGGATCCTGTCCGGGAAGACTGGAACTATGTGGGAACAGCAAAATGGTGGGAAAAGGATACTCTGAGTCATAACACGACTCTGTTGGAAAACTGGACCGGCGGCTTAAGACCCTATGCCCTTTTTCTGCCCCTTTATGACGGCATTGATTCACTGTTTGTCGGTGTTCCGGAAGAATATATCCTGGAGAAAACCTCTCTTTTTGATGAACAGTCTAAACCTGTCATTATCTATGGAACTTCTATTACCCAGGGAGGCTGTGCCAGCCGGCCGGGTATGGCTTATCCTGCCATTCTTTCCCGACGCCTTCATCACGAAGTGCTGAATTTCGGTTTTTCAGGGAATGGCAGACTGGACCCTGAAATGGCGGATTATCTGGCGACACTGCCCGCTTCTCTTTTGGTTATCGATGCACTGCCCAATGTATCGGCTGAAGATGTGGAACAGAAACTGACGGATTTTATCCGCCGTTTCCGTTCGCAGTCCAATGTGCCTCTCCTGGTGATTCCCAATATTTCTTACGGACACGAAGACGATAACCGGAAAACGGGTGATGCCCTGGCTATAAAAGACAAGGCTTATGTGAAAGTTCGGGAAATGTGCAAAAAGACCGGCATCCGGGATGTAACCTTTATGTCCTCCAAAAGAATCCGGTTTGATGACGATGAGGGAACGGTGGATGGTGTGCATTTGACAGATCTTGGGATGAAACGGCACGCGGATAATCTTTACACGTCCATACGAAAAAAAATAAAATAA
- a CDS encoding family 20 glycosylhydrolase: MKKQWIIWMFILPLIFGCTEKEMIQETKVFPDSLSLSWKHVENQYKGKMMHLGLLTIHNHSQVPLPRDGWALYFNRFRRLVVDDLPDVITGRHINGDFYMLEPKSSFAPIPPGGKVVLPIAASHWVVTYTDLPTGNYFVFTYPDGHEEYLPVDINYEPIDTSKIQRTSYDKLPVENHRIRYHRNNRQILPEVDPIDPYKPLITPSPDEILWQDSLVTLTGPVTVLAEQGLENEKACLEAVLEKIYHPVDPRAKGTQIMLSLTPETAGPESYMLTWTSDHEIKISGSDAAGVFYGIQTFRGLFPPQAEKEAVSAITLQGLMISDQPRFGYRGIHVDVARSFRSLKEMKKFLEMMSFYKLNTLHFHLSDDEGWRIEIPGLPELTEIGAFRGHTYDEKEHLFPSLGSGPYADDPMSNGNGFYSREEYIELLKFAKNHHIRVIPEIDLPGHSHAAVQSMIVRYDRLMAQGDSVAAMEYYLIDPDDTLEVESVQKWRNNVVNVCMESTYRFCEKVFDELIAMHEEAGAPLQVIHIGGDEVPHGSWNGSPRCQKFLQEHPEYEKADDLSRYFVIRLHEMLKEKGIRTAGWEEIASKIEENKRVPDLKMKDRKLISYIWNSVWGWGAEDLSYRLANEGFPVVLANVTNFYLDMAYNKDPDERGLYWGAFVDTRNAWEFTPYDIRNCAEKNLYGEKIDLTRYENFQPLSSEGRDNILGLQGCLWAENLRDMSKFEYMVFPKLLGLAERAWAQMPEWELQKNVEARRVDWTVFVHKAGHHELPRLDAWNVRYRIPLPGWIVEKDTLYANIRFPGLILRYTLDGSDPDVNSPVYSKPVPVKGKVKMAAFTPDNRRRSR, encoded by the coding sequence ATGAAAAAACAATGGATCATATGGATGTTTATCCTGCCTTTAATATTTGGATGTACGGAAAAAGAGATGATACAAGAAACAAAAGTATTTCCTGATTCTTTATCCCTTAGCTGGAAACATGTGGAGAATCAGTACAAAGGAAAAATGATGCATCTGGGACTATTAACCATTCACAATCACTCTCAGGTGCCCTTGCCCCGGGATGGCTGGGCCTTGTATTTCAACCGTTTCAGACGCCTGGTGGTGGATGATTTACCGGATGTGATCACCGGCCGTCACATAAACGGAGATTTCTATATGCTGGAACCCAAATCCTCATTTGCCCCCATTCCACCGGGCGGTAAAGTGGTTTTGCCGATTGCAGCAAGTCACTGGGTGGTCACATATACCGATCTGCCCACGGGCAATTACTTTGTTTTTACGTATCCTGACGGTCATGAAGAGTACCTGCCTGTTGATATCAATTATGAACCTATTGATACTTCAAAGATTCAACGGACCTCTTACGATAAACTGCCGGTTGAAAATCACCGGATCCGTTATCATCGGAACAATCGGCAAATCCTCCCGGAGGTTGACCCGATTGATCCTTACAAACCCCTGATCACACCATCCCCCGATGAAATTCTCTGGCAGGATTCCCTTGTCACCTTAACCGGCCCCGTCACCGTGTTGGCAGAGCAGGGATTGGAAAATGAAAAAGCCTGTCTTGAAGCTGTACTGGAAAAGATTTACCATCCGGTGGATCCCAGGGCAAAAGGAACCCAAATCATGTTGAGCCTGACACCTGAAACAGCCGGGCCGGAATCCTATATGCTGACCTGGACATCGGATCATGAAATAAAAATATCCGGATCTGATGCTGCCGGAGTGTTTTACGGCATTCAGACATTTCGTGGACTTTTTCCTCCGCAGGCGGAAAAAGAAGCTGTCTCTGCAATAACCCTTCAGGGTTTAATGATCTCGGATCAGCCCCGTTTTGGATACCGGGGCATACATGTGGATGTGGCCCGGAGTTTCCGAAGCCTGAAAGAAATGAAAAAATTCCTGGAAATGATGTCCTTTTATAAACTGAATACCCTCCACTTTCATCTGTCGGATGATGAAGGGTGGCGGATTGAAATTCCCGGTTTGCCGGAGCTGACGGAAATTGGTGCTTTCCGGGGACATACCTATGATGAAAAGGAACACTTATTCCCCTCATTGGGCAGCGGTCCATATGCCGATGATCCCATGTCAAACGGCAACGGGTTTTATTCCCGGGAGGAGTATATTGAACTTCTGAAATTTGCAAAAAACCACCATATCAGGGTTATCCCCGAAATTGATCTGCCGGGGCACTCCCATGCAGCCGTCCAATCTATGATAGTCCGTTACGACCGCCTGATGGCTCAGGGAGACTCTGTTGCCGCCATGGAATACTACCTTATAGACCCTGACGACACGTTGGAGGTGGAATCTGTCCAGAAATGGAGAAATAATGTTGTTAATGTCTGTATGGAATCTACATACCGCTTTTGTGAAAAGGTTTTTGATGAACTGATAGCCATGCATGAGGAAGCCGGTGCACCATTACAGGTGATCCATATCGGCGGTGACGAGGTGCCCCATGGATCCTGGAATGGATCCCCCAGGTGCCAAAAATTTCTTCAGGAACATCCGGAATATGAAAAAGCCGATGATTTATCCCGCTATTTTGTGATTCGGCTTCATGAAATGCTTAAAGAAAAAGGTATCAGAACTGCCGGATGGGAGGAAATTGCCAGCAAAATTGAAGAGAATAAACGGGTACCGGATTTGAAGATGAAAGACAGAAAGCTCATCTCCTATATCTGGAACAGTGTGTGGGGATGGGGTGCCGAAGATCTGAGTTACCGACTGGCCAATGAAGGATTTCCGGTGGTGTTGGCCAATGTGACCAATTTCTATCTGGATATGGCATATAATAAGGATCCTGATGAGCGTGGACTCTATTGGGGTGCCTTTGTGGATACCCGGAATGCCTGGGAATTTACTCCTTACGATATCCGGAATTGTGCCGAAAAAAATCTCTATGGTGAAAAAATCGACCTGACCCGCTATGAAAATTTTCAACCACTGAGTTCGGAGGGACGAGATAATATCCTGGGTCTTCAGGGATGTCTGTGGGCTGAAAATCTGCGGGACATGAGTAAATTTGAATATATGGTTTTCCCAAAACTTTTGGGGCTGGCGGAACGGGCCTGGGCCCAAATGCCTGAATGGGAGCTTCAGAAAAATGTGGAAGCCCGTCGTGTAGACTGGACTGTTTTTGTTCATAAAGCGGGTCATCATGAACTACCTCGCCTGGATGCCTGGAATGTACGGTATCGAATCCCCCTTCCCGGATGGATTGTTGAAAAGGATACCCTGTATGCTAATATCCGGTTTCCAGGACTGATCCTACGTTATACATTGGATGGTTCTGATCCCGATGTAAATTCTCCGGTCTATTCCAAACCGGTCCCCGTGAAGGGTAAGGTGAAAATGGCAGCCTTTACACCCGACAACAGGCGCCGCAGCCGATAA
- a CDS encoding family 10 glycosylhydrolase, producing MINILNTMESYRFNAIVFQVRPACDALYDSKIEPWSNWLTGTEGKAPSPYYDPLAFVVEEAHKRGIEVHAWFNPYRARKGDAGSSAEHVFNSHPEWILAVGGKNSDSQYRSLDERNLPESKAVDYILDPGKEAVREYVLSVIVDVASRYDIDGIHMDDYFYPYSGISNEDAATFAEESRGFTNIHDWRRDNINLLIQAIHDTLDVIKPRIKFGMSPFGIWKNGVPAGIVGLDAYSTIYCDAVTWLNEQWIDYITPQLYWPFGGGQDYGKLMPWWAGIAADNERHLYPGQAVYRITNWTAGEMPRQIRLNRQTESCLGSVFFRYGFTPGGNPLGFRDSLRNNYYKHPAVPPAMTWKDSLPAPAPQNVQIEFNEAGATLTWEAGEISEAHDDTAYRYLIYKWPLGESLNRDDNAHLLAVIPAIEELTFTDTDYENYQYGISAQDRLSNESNLIQTATSGIDSFKPSASAWQLHPAYPNPFNPVVQIRYTIPHAARVQIAIYDIRGREMFQEYIDHQQAGTFSREWNASAYPSGIYILTVQGSGFRSAQKISHLK from the coding sequence ATGATCAATATCTTGAATACAATGGAATCTTACCGGTTCAATGCCATTGTTTTTCAGGTCCGCCCTGCCTGTGATGCTTTGTATGACTCAAAAATTGAGCCCTGGTCCAACTGGCTGACCGGTACGGAAGGTAAAGCACCATCTCCTTACTATGATCCTCTGGCATTTGTTGTGGAAGAAGCTCATAAACGGGGTATTGAAGTCCACGCATGGTTCAATCCTTACCGGGCCCGAAAAGGGGATGCCGGCTCTTCGGCGGAACATGTTTTCAATAGCCATCCGGAATGGATTCTGGCTGTAGGCGGCAAAAACAGTGATTCACAATACCGTTCTTTGGATGAACGGAACCTGCCAGAGAGCAAAGCAGTGGATTATATCCTGGATCCGGGAAAAGAAGCCGTCCGGGAATATGTCCTTTCGGTGATTGTTGATGTGGCATCCCGATATGATATCGACGGTATCCACATGGATGATTATTTCTATCCCTACTCAGGTATCAGCAATGAAGATGCCGCCACATTTGCCGAAGAAAGCAGGGGTTTTACAAATATACATGACTGGCGGCGGGATAATATTAACCTGTTGATCCAGGCCATTCATGATACATTGGACGTCATCAAACCCCGAATAAAATTCGGCATGAGTCCCTTCGGAATCTGGAAAAACGGTGTCCCTGCAGGCATCGTGGGACTGGATGCCTACAGCACCATCTATTGTGACGCCGTCACATGGTTGAATGAACAGTGGATTGATTATATCACCCCACAATTATACTGGCCATTTGGGGGCGGACAGGATTACGGCAAGCTGATGCCCTGGTGGGCCGGGATCGCTGCAGATAATGAGCGTCATTTGTATCCGGGACAAGCGGTTTATCGTATCACCAACTGGACAGCCGGTGAAATGCCGCGGCAAATCCGCCTGAACCGGCAGACGGAATCCTGTCTGGGATCGGTCTTTTTCAGGTATGGTTTCACGCCAGGAGGCAACCCTTTGGGATTCCGGGATTCACTCCGGAACAACTATTACAAACACCCGGCGGTCCCCCCTGCCATGACCTGGAAAGACTCCCTGCCGGCACCGGCACCCCAAAATGTGCAAATAGAGTTCAATGAAGCCGGTGCAACCCTTACCTGGGAGGCCGGCGAGATAAGTGAAGCCCATGACGACACCGCATACCGCTACCTGATCTATAAATGGCCATTGGGTGAGTCTTTGAACCGGGATGACAATGCTCATCTATTGGCAGTTATTCCTGCGATAGAAGAGTTGACTTTTACAGATACGGATTATGAAAACTATCAATATGGAATTTCTGCCCAGGATCGGCTGAGCAATGAGAGTAATCTGATTCAGACAGCCACATCCGGTATAGATAGTTTTAAACCTTCAGCATCTGCCTGGCAATTACACCCGGCTTATCCCAATCCCTTCAATCCGGTGGTACAGATCCGGTACACCATCCCCCATGCCGCCCGTGTTCAAATTGCCATTTACGACATCCGGGGCCGGGAGATGTTTCAGGAATATATTGATCATCAGCAAGCCGGAACCTTTAGCCGTGAATGGAATGCATCGGCATATCCTTCAGGAATTTATATTCTTACAGTTCAGGGTTCCGGATTCAGATCGGCACAGAAAATAAGCCATTTGAAATGA
- a CDS encoding sigma-70 family RNA polymerase sigma factor codes for MDPTTEKNILRLYRMGQKHQAFSEILRYLGDDVYGLAYHFTKNEEDASDITQDVFLKIWKKFHTFKGESSLKSWILQITRNACLSHLTSRHYRISREDGDYGQSANESQQHETFPDLRTCVESLPADTKTPLVLYHFMSCRYEEIAHILDLPLNTVKARIRRGRLMLVKQLKAKGYHHAM; via the coding sequence ATGGATCCGACAACCGAAAAGAACATACTCCGACTGTACCGGATGGGACAGAAACATCAGGCATTTTCTGAGATACTCCGTTATCTGGGTGATGATGTATATGGACTGGCGTATCATTTCACAAAAAATGAAGAGGATGCGTCGGATATCACCCAGGATGTCTTTCTAAAAATCTGGAAAAAATTTCACACCTTTAAAGGGGAATCCTCCCTGAAATCCTGGATTTTGCAAATCACCCGGAATGCCTGTCTCTCGCACCTGACCAGCCGGCATTATCGGATCAGCCGTGAGGATGGGGATTACGGACAAAGTGCAAATGAATCACAACAGCATGAGACATTCCCGGATCTCCGGACCTGTGTGGAGTCCCTGCCGGCAGATACAAAGACTCCCCTGGTCCTATATCATTTTATGTCCTGCCGATATGAAGAGATTGCCCACATTCTGGATTTGCCACTGAACACCGTCAAAGCCCGGATCCGCCGGGGCAGGCTCATGCTGGTCAAACAACTGAAAGCCAAAGGATATCACCATGCAATGTGA